The Flavobacterium johnsoniae genomic sequence AACTGCATCTGAAGAAATACTGTTTAAGGAAAAAGGCAGCAAATTCTTTGGCTATGCATTTCCGATAGATCATGAAGATGAAGTAAAACCAATTATAGAGGACCTTAAAAAACTGCATCCGCATGCTGTGCATTATTGTTATGCCTATCAATTGGGAGTTGGAAATAAAATTTCTTACCGCGCCAATGATGATGGAGAACCCAGCAATACAGCAGGCGCACCAATTTACGGACAAATACAATCTTTCGGATTAACTAACGTTCTTGTTGTAGTCGTTCGAATTTTTGGAGGAGTAAAATTAGGTGTAGGCGGTTTAATTTCGGCTTATAGAACAACAGCTCAAATGACACTAGATGTTTGCGAAATTGTTGAAAAAACAATAGATGTTGAATTTTTAATTTCTTTTGATTACAAAAACATGAATAAAGTGATGAGAGTTATCAAAGAAAAAAAACTGGAAATCACATCACAAGAAATGGAAATGGATGAGATTTCAGGTTTACCAATTGGAAAAATTGTGACAAAAACACGAAAAAAAAATGCCGAAACGGTGTTCAGCATTTTTGATTTAATGTTCGAAATTGATATTAAATTAATATAAATTAACATCAAAATCATATTCATTTTAACAATTATTCAAGCGATTTAAATATTTCCAAAATATAATCTGGAGGAGCAGTTGGACGACCTGTTTTTAACGCAACAAATACTAAAATAAACGTCGCAGTTGTTAATAACTCATTTGCCTCATTATAGATTGCGCAATCAAATTCAATCTTAACAGAAGAGTGACTTTTAAAAGTGGTATGAATTGTTAAAAGTTCGTCATATCTCGCCGATTTTTTGTAACTTATATTCATGTTCACAATTGGAAGTCCAATTCCGCTTTCTTCCATGCTTTTATACGAAACCCCTTTATTTCTAAGCCATTCCACACGTCCTATTTCAAAATAAGGCACATAATTTCCGTGATAAACGACTCCCATTTGGTCAGTTTCGGAGTAACGAACTCGCACTTGAGTCTGATGATTTTTCATTGATAAAATATTAAAAAAATTCAAATTTAAAAAGCCTCTTTACAACTTTTTTTTATAAAATTAGATACCAAAATATTTTTT encodes the following:
- a CDS encoding acyl-CoA thioesterase; the protein is MKNHQTQVRVRYSETDQMGVVYHGNYVPYFEIGRVEWLRNKGVSYKSMEESGIGLPIVNMNISYKKSARYDELLTIHTTFKSHSSVKIEFDCAIYNEANELLTTATFILVFVALKTGRPTAPPDYILEIFKSLE
- a CDS encoding IMPACT family protein, whose translation is MEINDTYQTIATASEEILFKEKGSKFFGYAFPIDHEDEVKPIIEDLKKLHPHAVHYCYAYQLGVGNKISYRANDDGEPSNTAGAPIYGQIQSFGLTNVLVVVVRIFGGVKLGVGGLISAYRTTAQMTLDVCEIVEKTIDVEFLISFDYKNMNKVMRVIKEKKLEITSQEMEMDEISGLPIGKIVTKTRKKNAETVFSIFDLMFEIDIKLI